In Actinomycetota bacterium, a genomic segment contains:
- the menD gene encoding 2-succinyl-5-enolpyruvyl-6-hydroxy-3-cyclohexene-1-carboxylic-acid synthase — MNPSTAMARVIVDELIRCGITDVVLAPGSRSAALALAFAAAESRGDLTLHVRVDERSAGFLALGLGKVSGVPAVVVTTSGTAVVNLHPAIVEADHSNVPMIALTADRPSALRGIGANQTILQVGIFGSSLREAIDIAAPSTDVSDAVLGSQNRVWRSTISRAVASTTDVMQSGPVHVNVQFNEPLVPDADLTPDEQREMMKAGPLGGRAEGRPWTADARLMAGMGLPIDEILEMLLDDPTIPERGLIIVGDHADGEASDLVDELGDALGWPIIGEPSGNVSTCDTALAHGALLLASPGFAEAHVPEVLITVGRVGLSRDINRHILAAKVHIAVDPHPQWSDPMRSADVVVAACPLPPTAADLGSDWLESWQRADLLAAAAIETVLAGPLTQLTGMHVARACGQAVPEDGMFFVGPSWPARHVFNFAANATGSAVTLANRGTSGIDGVISTAWGAAIAAQRDNEAACIALVGDLTFLYDLNALRVPASEEIPDLVFVVSDNNGGGIFSQLEQGQPRFAASFDRVFGTPLDADIPASVTALGFACVVASTVVEVDEALKVALEAGGVHVIVARTCARDHEAQILVQVKTAIDQALATA, encoded by the coding sequence GTGAACCCGTCAACTGCGATGGCGCGAGTAATCGTCGATGAGTTGATCCGCTGCGGGATCACCGATGTCGTGCTGGCCCCTGGTTCGCGCTCTGCTGCGCTGGCCCTGGCTTTTGCTGCCGCAGAAAGTCGTGGTGATCTGACTTTGCACGTGCGCGTTGACGAACGCTCAGCCGGATTTCTCGCGCTGGGTCTTGGCAAGGTCAGCGGGGTGCCAGCGGTGGTCGTGACCACTTCGGGCACTGCCGTGGTCAATTTACATCCGGCGATAGTTGAAGCAGATCACTCGAATGTGCCGATGATCGCGCTGACCGCCGATCGCCCGTCGGCCCTTCGTGGCATCGGGGCCAACCAGACGATTCTTCAGGTGGGGATCTTCGGTTCAAGCCTTCGTGAAGCCATCGACATCGCGGCGCCATCAACTGATGTGAGCGACGCTGTCCTGGGCTCCCAGAACCGGGTCTGGCGCTCCACAATTTCCAGAGCAGTGGCATCCACGACTGACGTCATGCAATCGGGCCCAGTGCATGTCAATGTGCAATTCAACGAGCCCTTGGTTCCTGATGCGGACCTGACGCCCGACGAGCAGCGCGAGATGATGAAGGCTGGCCCTCTAGGCGGGCGGGCCGAGGGCCGTCCATGGACCGCCGATGCTCGGCTGATGGCAGGCATGGGGTTGCCGATCGATGAGATTCTGGAGATGCTGCTGGATGATCCGACCATCCCAGAGCGCGGGCTGATCATCGTTGGTGATCACGCCGATGGTGAGGCCAGCGATCTCGTTGATGAACTCGGCGATGCTTTGGGATGGCCAATCATCGGCGAACCAAGCGGCAATGTCTCGACTTGCGACACTGCGCTGGCTCACGGTGCATTGCTGCTGGCAAGTCCAGGATTTGCTGAGGCACATGTACCTGAGGTGCTGATCACTGTTGGTCGCGTCGGCCTGAGCCGCGATATCAATCGACACATTCTTGCGGCCAAGGTGCACATCGCCGTTGATCCGCACCCGCAATGGAGTGATCCGATGCGTTCAGCAGATGTTGTTGTCGCCGCGTGCCCTTTGCCGCCAACAGCCGCCGATCTCGGAAGTGACTGGCTGGAATCCTGGCAGCGAGCGGATCTGCTTGCAGCTGCTGCTATTGAAACGGTGCTGGCTGGTCCGCTCACACAATTGACGGGGATGCACGTTGCACGTGCATGCGGTCAGGCAGTTCCCGAAGACGGCATGTTCTTTGTGGGGCCCTCGTGGCCAGCGCGACATGTCTTCAATTTCGCCGCCAATGCAACAGGCAGCGCAGTGACCCTTGCCAACAGGGGGACCTCGGGCATTGATGGAGTCATCTCAACTGCGTGGGGCGCTGCAATTGCAGCACAGCGCGATAACGAGGCAGCCTGCATTGCACTCGTGGGCGATCTCACCTTCCTGTACGACCTCAATGCCCTGCGCGTGCCTGCAAGCGAGGAGATCCCGGACCTCGTCTTCGTCGTCAGTGACAACAACGGTGGCGGGATCTTCTCCCAACTTGAGCAAGGCCAACCACGGTTCGCGGCTTCTTTTGACCGAGTGTTCGGTACTCCGCTTGATGCGGATATTCCGGCGAGCGTCACTGCACTGGGCTTCGCGTGCGTCGTAGCCAGCACTGTTGTAGAAGTCGACGAAGCCTTGAAGGTCGCTCTTGAGGCGGGGGGAGTGCATGTCATCGTGGCTCGCACCTGTGCTCGTGATCACGAGGCCCAGATACTGGTTCAGGTCAAGACAGCCATCGATCAAGCCCTGGCTACGGCTTGA
- a CDS encoding o-succinylbenzoate synthase, with product MTALGALLQGAVPFAIRLHRQFRGVTGREGLLIEGPSGWGEFAPFEDYDDQAASRWLGAAIEAAFGSWPAAQRSVINVNAIIPVVTADVALQLAQQAVLRDGCTTIKVKITGDDGADEQRVAAIRQGLDGALGKGLGLIRIDANACWTSAQAISVLHRLSAYGLEYVEQPVTSKEELLEVRRAVDVPIAVDESIRTDPGIDPRALSELAEIADLAIIKPYPVGGVQRAIDVAELVRLPVVVSSSMDSSVGLCAALALAAALDVDRACGLGTGALLATDLVAQPLVPEHGVMRVQRLAPDRVALQAAHESLAPERVSFWQERLARAWVAGSSAAWSKVITSNA from the coding sequence GTGACGGCACTGGGCGCTCTCCTGCAAGGGGCCGTGCCTTTTGCAATCCGCCTGCATCGCCAATTTCGCGGAGTCACGGGGCGCGAAGGCTTGCTCATTGAAGGGCCTTCAGGTTGGGGTGAGTTCGCTCCCTTTGAAGACTATGACGATCAAGCAGCCAGTCGATGGCTGGGAGCTGCGATTGAGGCTGCTTTCGGATCCTGGCCTGCAGCTCAGCGTTCGGTCATCAACGTCAACGCGATCATCCCTGTGGTGACCGCAGACGTGGCCCTGCAACTGGCGCAGCAGGCAGTTCTCCGAGATGGCTGCACGACCATCAAGGTGAAGATCACTGGCGACGATGGTGCAGATGAACAGCGGGTGGCAGCGATTAGACAAGGCCTGGATGGCGCACTGGGCAAGGGCCTTGGGCTCATTCGAATTGACGCGAATGCCTGCTGGACTTCAGCGCAGGCAATCAGCGTGCTTCATCGGCTTTCTGCATACGGGCTTGAATATGTGGAGCAGCCGGTGACGAGCAAGGAGGAGTTGCTTGAGGTGCGGCGCGCAGTTGACGTGCCGATTGCTGTCGACGAGTCGATCCGAACCGATCCCGGCATTGACCCAAGGGCGCTGAGCGAGCTGGCCGAGATTGCCGATCTTGCGATCATCAAGCCCTATCCCGTCGGCGGAGTGCAGCGAGCAATTGACGTGGCTGAACTTGTGCGACTGCCAGTCGTCGTCAGCAGTTCGATGGACTCCTCCGTCGGACTTTGCGCAGCGCTTGCCCTTGCAGCGGCACTTGATGTCGATCGTGCATGCGGGCTGGGCACGGGAGCATTGCTAGCCACTGACCTTGTTGCTCAGCCCTTGGTTCCAGAACACGGAGTGATGCGCGTGCAGCGACTGGCCCCGGACCGGGTCGCCTTGCAGGCGGCTCACGAATCTCTTGCGCCTGAACGTGTGAGTTTCTGGCAGGAGCGACTGGCCCGTGCTTGGGTGGCAGGTTCATCGGCTGCCTGGTCGAAAGTCATCACCTCGAATGCGTGA
- a CDS encoding NADH-quinone oxidoreductase subunit B family protein, whose translation MGLEENLPSGVLLTTVEKVAGYARKGSLWPATFGLACCAIEMMAVGGPRFDIARFGMEVFRASPRQADLMIVAGRVSQKMAPVLRQIYDQMPNPKWVLAMGVCASSGGMFNNYAIVQGVDHVVPVDIYLPGCPPRPEMLIDAILKLHQEIQDMKLGANRREQMRELEAHALVAPTTLETKGLLR comes from the coding sequence ATGGGCCTTGAAGAAAATCTGCCGTCCGGAGTTCTCCTGACGACGGTGGAAAAGGTTGCTGGCTATGCCCGTAAGGGCTCACTGTGGCCGGCAACCTTCGGACTTGCGTGCTGCGCCATTGAAATGATGGCTGTCGGTGGGCCGCGCTTTGATATTGCGCGATTTGGCATGGAGGTGTTCCGCGCTTCGCCTCGTCAGGCCGACCTCATGATCGTGGCGGGTCGCGTCAGCCAGAAGATGGCGCCAGTGCTTCGTCAGATCTACGACCAGATGCCCAATCCCAAGTGGGTGTTGGCAATGGGTGTGTGTGCATCAAGTGGTGGCATGTTCAACAACTACGCGATCGTGCAGGGGGTGGACCATGTCGTGCCCGTTGACATCTACCTGCCCGGTTGTCCACCACGTCCAGAGATGCTGATCGACGCAATCTTGAAGTTGCATCAGGAGATTCAGGACATGAAACTCGGCGCCAATCGCCGCGAGCAGATGCGCGAACTCGAGGCCCATGCCCTCGTTGCGCCGACTACTTTGGAGACCAAGGGGCTTCTGCGATGA
- the menB gene encoding 1,4-dihydroxy-2-naphthoyl-CoA synthase: MDTRTRYTLPPVVPVDSPARTNPEHSSAIAACDWESVGQFRDIKYELSVGDAAGIAKITINRPEKRNAFRPQTIIELIQAFTLARDDGKVGVIILTGQGDWAFCSGGDQIIRGDDGYIGDDAVAQAGVGRLNVLDLQILIRRIPKPVIAMVAGYSIGGGHVLHVVCDMTVAADNARFGQTGPKVGSFDGGYGSGLLARIIGQKRAREIWYLCRQYGAAQAYDWGLVNEVVPLEDLEIATVDIAKEMLALSPLALRMLKASHNAADDGLAGIQQLAGDATLLFYMSEEAQEGRDAYKEKRQPDFSKFPKRP; encoded by the coding sequence ATGGATACCCGTACGCGATATACGCTGCCTCCCGTTGTTCCGGTCGACTCACCGGCCCGAACAAACCCTGAGCATTCCTCGGCAATCGCTGCCTGCGATTGGGAGTCGGTTGGGCAGTTTCGCGACATCAAATACGAGTTGTCGGTGGGCGATGCTGCGGGCATAGCCAAGATCACCATCAATCGCCCAGAAAAGCGCAACGCCTTTCGGCCGCAGACAATCATTGAGTTGATCCAGGCCTTCACTCTGGCTCGCGATGACGGCAAGGTGGGCGTCATCATCCTGACCGGTCAGGGTGACTGGGCCTTCTGCTCAGGTGGCGATCAGATCATTCGTGGCGACGATGGCTATATCGGTGACGATGCTGTTGCCCAAGCCGGTGTTGGACGACTCAATGTGCTTGATCTGCAGATCCTCATTCGCCGCATTCCCAAGCCTGTGATTGCCATGGTTGCCGGGTATTCAATCGGTGGCGGACATGTGTTGCATGTCGTGTGCGACATGACAGTCGCCGCGGACAACGCTCGCTTTGGCCAGACCGGCCCCAAGGTAGGTTCCTTTGACGGTGGCTATGGCTCTGGCCTCCTGGCTCGCATCATCGGTCAGAAGCGAGCACGCGAGATCTGGTATCTGTGCCGCCAGTACGGAGCAGCCCAGGCCTATGACTGGGGTTTGGTCAACGAGGTGGTACCTCTCGAGGATCTTGAGATTGCAACGGTCGATATCGCCAAGGAGATGCTTGCGCTATCGCCGTTGGCATTGCGCATGCTGAAGGCCTCGCACAATGCAGCCGATGATGGGCTTGCCGGCATTCAGCAGCTTGCTGGCGATGCAACCCTGCTGTTCTACATGAGCGAAGAGGCGCAAGAAGGACGCGATGCCTACAAGGAGAAGCGCCAACCCGACTTCTCGAAGTTTCCCAAGCGCCCGTGA
- a CDS encoding NADH-quinone oxidoreductase subunit A has translation MNVYTPILVLGALAFAFALFSAVIAPLTGPKRYNRAKVDAYECGIEPTPQPAGGGRFPVKYYLTAMLFIVFDIEIVFLYPWAVAFDRMALFGLVEMVLFIATLLVVYAYVWRRRGLEWD, from the coding sequence GTGAACGTCTACACGCCAATCCTCGTATTGGGCGCGCTGGCCTTTGCTTTCGCACTCTTCTCCGCCGTGATTGCACCTCTCACGGGTCCCAAGCGCTACAACCGAGCAAAGGTTGACGCGTATGAATGCGGTATCGAGCCGACCCCGCAACCCGCAGGTGGCGGACGCTTTCCGGTGAAGTACTACCTGACCGCGATGCTGTTCATCGTGTTCGACATTGAAATTGTGTTCTTGTATCCCTGGGCAGTGGCCTTTGACCGCATGGCCCTGTTTGGTCTGGTGGAAATGGTGTTGTTCATCGCTACCCTCCTCGTTGTGTACGCCTATGTATGGCGTCGCCGGGGACTCGAGTGGGATTAG
- a CDS encoding isochorismate synthase yields MQEPQADPAMSVPRASERQGAPLQVRTRPLDDPGNLFSLLPSGDAVSWVRNGEGMVGWGVAASLEVSGTERFSRAQRWWSRFCASAAIDDTVAMPGTGPVAFASFAFDPEPGNSIIIVPRVLIGRRRGQSWITVIGSEGDPRSELRAVSVPEQPKNVQWSEGSQTSHEWRQAVDEAIARIDRRELDKVVLARDIIATVEGPLDARAMLSSLANSYPSCWTFSVGGLIGATPELLVRRTGDIVTSRVLAGTVRRQGDAAADASMAEALLASPKDLAEHEYAVRSVARALAAHCTDLDVPDGPNVLQLPNVQHLCTDVTGRLADEVPVLALAALLHPSAAVCGTPTERALAVIRELEGMDRGRYTGPVGWCDASGDGEFGIALRCAQVDQEQGRIRAFAGCGIVSGSNSEQELAETNAKLVPIRDSLASS; encoded by the coding sequence ATGCAAGAACCCCAGGCTGATCCGGCCATGTCAGTCCCGCGCGCATCTGAACGACAGGGAGCGCCACTCCAAGTGCGCACTCGACCGCTGGATGACCCGGGCAATCTCTTCTCGCTTCTGCCTTCCGGCGATGCGGTCAGCTGGGTACGCAACGGCGAGGGAATGGTCGGCTGGGGAGTCGCAGCCAGCCTGGAAGTCAGCGGCACCGAACGCTTCAGCAGAGCACAACGCTGGTGGTCGCGCTTCTGCGCAAGCGCCGCTATCGACGACACCGTCGCGATGCCAGGAACTGGACCAGTCGCCTTTGCCTCGTTTGCATTTGACCCTGAGCCTGGCAATTCGATCATCATCGTGCCGCGAGTGCTCATCGGCAGACGGCGCGGGCAGTCGTGGATAACCGTCATCGGCTCCGAGGGAGATCCGCGCAGTGAACTGCGCGCAGTCAGCGTTCCTGAGCAGCCTAAGAATGTGCAGTGGAGCGAAGGCTCTCAAACATCACATGAATGGCGACAGGCAGTAGATGAAGCCATCGCTCGCATCGATCGCCGAGAACTCGACAAGGTCGTCCTCGCGCGCGACATCATTGCCACAGTTGAAGGTCCACTCGATGCTCGCGCCATGCTCAGCTCTCTTGCCAACTCCTACCCCTCCTGCTGGACGTTCAGCGTCGGCGGACTCATCGGCGCCACGCCAGAACTCCTCGTGCGACGCACGGGTGACATCGTCACCAGCCGCGTACTTGCGGGAACTGTGCGTCGGCAAGGTGATGCAGCGGCAGATGCGAGCATGGCTGAAGCGCTGCTCGCCAGCCCAAAGGATCTTGCGGAGCACGAGTACGCCGTTCGTTCAGTTGCGCGTGCGCTCGCAGCGCACTGCACCGACCTCGATGTTCCCGACGGCCCAAATGTTCTGCAGCTGCCCAATGTGCAGCATCTCTGCACGGACGTGACCGGCCGATTGGCCGACGAAGTCCCAGTGCTGGCACTGGCGGCACTACTGCACCCCTCCGCAGCGGTATGCGGCACACCTACCGAACGCGCACTTGCTGTCATCCGCGAGCTGGAAGGCATGGACCGCGGTCGGTACACGGGACCAGTCGGCTGGTGCGATGCATCGGGCGATGGTGAATTCGGCATTGCCCTCCGATGCGCGCAGGTGGATCAGGAGCAGGGACGCATTCGCGCTTTCGCAGGATGCGGAATCGTCTCGGGTTCAAACTCCGAGCAGGAGCTGGCGGAAACCAATGCCAAGCTCGTGCCGATCAGGGATTCACTCGCAAGCAGTTGA
- a CDS encoding demethylmenaquinone methyltransferase, with protein sequence MTRADLNKVPTDVAAMFDGVAQRYDITNDVLALGQTRIWRRAVVAAVKPLPGEVILDLAAGTGTSSLPFAEAGAHVIPTDFSLGMLRVGRQRQPQLPFVAGDGLHLPYRDASFDAATISFGLRNLSDRAAGLAEFRRVLKPGGRLVVCEFSHPTIAPIRTAYTEYLMKALPAVATKVASNPEAYVYLAESIRAWPAQAELAREILRAGFVSAQWRNLSGGIVAIHRAVNP encoded by the coding sequence GTGACGCGAGCCGACCTGAACAAGGTGCCCACTGATGTGGCTGCCATGTTTGACGGGGTGGCTCAGCGCTACGACATCACCAATGATGTGTTGGCACTTGGCCAGACACGCATTTGGCGACGAGCTGTGGTGGCAGCCGTCAAGCCCCTGCCAGGTGAAGTGATCCTTGATCTGGCGGCTGGCACTGGTACTTCAAGCCTGCCTTTTGCTGAGGCCGGTGCCCATGTCATTCCCACCGACTTCTCCTTGGGCATGCTCCGCGTTGGGCGCCAGCGCCAGCCGCAGCTGCCCTTTGTGGCTGGCGATGGCCTGCACCTGCCATATCGGGATGCCTCATTTGATGCGGCGACCATTTCCTTCGGACTGCGCAACCTCTCTGATCGGGCTGCGGGTCTAGCCGAATTTCGTCGGGTGCTCAAGCCGGGCGGGCGACTCGTGGTCTGCGAGTTCTCACACCCGACCATTGCGCCGATTCGCACGGCATACACCGAATATCTGATGAAGGCATTGCCAGCGGTAGCGACCAAGGTCGCGAGCAATCCAGAGGCATACGTGTACTTGGCCGAGTCCATTCGGGCCTGGCCAGCGCAGGCCGAGCTCGCGCGGGAGATTCTGCGCGCCGGTTTCGTCAGCGCCCAGTGGCGCAACCTGTCAGGCGGCATCGTTGCCATTCATCGTGCAGTGAACCCGTAA